One window of the Bradyrhizobium sp. NP1 genome contains the following:
- a CDS encoding MEDS domain-containing protein — translation MRRGSPRPAFPGGRSRAPGGTAPKACRRLAEAGVDVEQAERNGQLELRAWENIYLRESRFDQNAMLTLIQDVLKEGRSRGFGMTRLWADMEWALEDLPGVHDLVEYETRLNKFLPDYDDVVVCTYDLNKFSAPIVMDIMRTHPQVIIGGVLQENPFYVPPEELLDELRRRNH, via the coding sequence ATCCGGAGAGGCAGCCCACGACCGGCTTTTCCAGGTGGTCGATCACGCGCACCTGGCGGAACGGCGCCGAAGGCTTGCCGAAGGCTTGCCGAAGCGGGCGTCGACGTCGAGCAGGCCGAGCGCAATGGGCAGCTTGAGTTGCGGGCATGGGAAAACATCTATTTGCGCGAGAGCCGCTTTGATCAGAATGCGATGCTGACGCTGATTCAAGACGTCCTCAAGGAGGGCCGCTCCAGAGGCTTCGGCATGACCAGGCTTTGGGCCGACATGGAGTGGGCGCTCGAAGACCTGCCAGGGGTTCACGACCTCGTCGAATATGAGACCAGGCTCAACAAATTCCTGCCTGATTACGATGACGTCGTCGTATGCACCTACGACCTCAACAAATTCAGCGCGCCCATCGTTATGGACATCATGCGCACGCACCCGCAAGTGATTATCGGCGGAGTGCTGCAGGAGAATCCGTTTTATGTTCCACCGGAAGAACTTCTCGATGAATTACGACGTCGAAATCATTAG
- a CDS encoding ATP-binding protein, translating to MVALSTLPMIWIGANPEQIANSLAQLIVSVVDVEFAWVTMGEPAVNVLQAHKRADAQFAPRTPKSDWAKPNARFATEVQPQRKMYGVSVPIGREPGSVLVALCGRSEFPTELEHLLLRVAVNQAAVAVQQWRTEQSLRSEMERREALEAREREQRQREMQRELAHANRVATMGQLTASIAHEVKQPIAATVVGAMAAQRIVSAKPADLDQVRRVLDEIEKAGRRAGDVIDRIRALIKKEPLRKDQLEINGAIREVLELTRGKAATNDVSVQAKLADELPLVEGDRVELQQVMLNLIINAIEALSETSEGSRELLIGTAKTESGDVFVAVQDSGPGLSPVTLEHVFDAFYTTKPSGMGMGLSICRSIIEAHGGRLWASANVPNGATFQFTLPGLPYITS from the coding sequence GTGGTGGCATTATCCACCCTTCCGATGATTTGGATCGGGGCAAACCCCGAGCAGATCGCGAACAGCCTCGCCCAATTGATCGTAAGCGTCGTCGATGTCGAGTTCGCGTGGGTCACCATGGGTGAGCCTGCGGTCAACGTGCTTCAAGCCCATAAACGAGCAGACGCGCAATTCGCGCCGCGGACACCCAAGTCAGACTGGGCTAAGCCAAACGCTAGGTTTGCGACGGAGGTCCAGCCTCAACGTAAGATGTATGGAGTCTCGGTGCCGATCGGACGCGAGCCCGGCTCAGTTCTGGTAGCGCTTTGCGGCCGATCCGAGTTTCCAACCGAACTTGAGCATCTCCTCTTGCGCGTGGCGGTCAATCAGGCGGCGGTCGCAGTCCAGCAGTGGCGAACCGAGCAATCACTGAGATCGGAAATGGAGCGGCGGGAAGCACTCGAAGCGCGCGAAAGAGAGCAGCGACAGCGGGAAATGCAGCGGGAGCTTGCGCACGCGAACCGGGTGGCAACCATGGGGCAGCTCACGGCCTCGATCGCCCATGAAGTCAAACAGCCAATCGCCGCGACCGTCGTCGGAGCCATGGCGGCACAGCGCATCGTGAGCGCCAAGCCCGCGGACCTGGACCAAGTACGACGGGTTCTCGATGAAATCGAGAAAGCTGGGAGGCGAGCGGGCGATGTCATCGACCGGATTCGCGCCCTTATCAAGAAGGAACCGCTACGGAAGGATCAACTGGAGATCAACGGTGCAATCCGCGAGGTGCTTGAGCTCACTCGTGGCAAAGCGGCAACGAACGACGTTTCGGTGCAGGCGAAGTTAGCGGACGAGTTACCGCTCGTTGAAGGCGATCGGGTCGAGCTGCAGCAAGTGATGCTTAACTTGATCATCAATGCCATCGAAGCGCTGAGTGAAACGAGCGAAGGGTCACGAGAATTGCTGATCGGCACCGCGAAAACAGAGTCAGGCGACGTGTTCGTGGCGGTGCAAGATTCGGGCCCGGGGCTCAGCCCGGTGACTCTCGAGCACGTCTTCGATGCGTTCTACACGACCAAGCCGAGCGGCATGGGCATGGGATTGTCGATCTGTCGTTCAATCATTGAAGCGCATGGTGGACGATTGTGGGCGAGCGCAAACGTGCCCAACGGCGCTACCTTTCAATTCACGCTTCCTGGCCTCCCATACATTACATCATGA
- a CDS encoding cupin domain-containing protein, with amino-acid sequence MTANDRPQVTKKGYEHGNTGQSGGLKLMTGVGPQHTAATKIWFGKASNPPGFRSLPHHHGEAETGAYVLSGCARVYFGKDFQEYVDLSEGDFMFVPPYIPHLEVNMSTTEELWWLACRTPENIVVNLPDVEDSSLAGYRRA; translated from the coding sequence ATGACGGCGAATGATCGACCGCAAGTGACCAAGAAAGGTTACGAGCACGGCAACACGGGTCAATCGGGCGGTTTGAAGCTCATGACCGGGGTCGGACCGCAGCATACAGCGGCGACCAAAATCTGGTTTGGCAAGGCCAGCAACCCGCCTGGCTTTCGTTCCTTGCCGCACCATCATGGCGAAGCCGAGACTGGCGCCTATGTGCTGTCGGGTTGCGCCCGTGTCTATTTCGGCAAGGACTTCCAAGAGTACGTCGATCTATCGGAAGGCGATTTCATGTTCGTGCCACCCTACATCCCACACCTCGAAGTCAACATGAGCACGACCGAAGAACTTTGGTGGCTGGCCTGCCGGACACCGGAGAACATCGTGGTGAACCTGCCCGATGTCGAGGACTCCTCGCTCGCAGGCTACCGCCGGGCTTGA
- a CDS encoding phosphate-starvation-inducible PsiE family protein — protein MPLKKEFSDLRLSFEPLTLYQKFEQVCVLMLTTLIAIIIALALWNLTLKILLSVWATNFDPTEYGVFQTVFGMIFTVIIALEFKRSLLVVAERRDSVVQVRSVILIALLAVVRKLIILDLSSTDAFHLLALAAAILALGAVYWLVRDQGQPREIIAAGDG, from the coding sequence ATGCCTTTGAAAAAGGAATTTTCCGATCTGCGCCTGTCGTTCGAGCCGCTGACGCTCTACCAGAAATTCGAGCAAGTTTGCGTCCTGATGCTGACCACGCTGATCGCCATCATCATTGCCCTCGCGCTGTGGAATCTGACGCTGAAAATCCTGCTCAGCGTCTGGGCAACCAATTTCGATCCGACCGAGTATGGTGTGTTCCAGACGGTGTTCGGCATGATCTTTACCGTCATCATTGCACTCGAGTTCAAGCGCTCCCTGCTGGTGGTGGCGGAGCGGCGCGACAGTGTTGTGCAAGTACGCTCTGTCATCCTGATTGCGTTGCTGGCGGTGGTACGCAAATTGATCATTCTCGATCTGTCGAGCACGGATGCCTTCCATCTGCTGGCGCTCGCCGCAGCCATCCTCGCGCTGGGCGCCGTCTATTGGCTGGTGCGCGACCAAGGGCAGCCGCGCGAAATCATCGCGGCGGGAGACGGATGA
- a CDS encoding ATP-binding protein produces the protein MSRIVLLHIVAVATAAIFLPLVLLWLLSSEVNQLQSDAMRDQADALGDHLGVAPDGSITLALPESLKDLYSEAYGRYQYEVVDASGRVLFSSHKNGSAIVRPSNAAPGTVSAGGVSKTINGQTVRIQVAEDLSHRDVIIDDIVANFFRRVGWITFPILLLLLAIDIVIFRRAVAPLIRASEAARNIGPARTDIRLPTERIPSEIIPLVTAVNQALDRLEDGFRVQRQFTADAAHQLRTPLAILRTRIETLGDRNEMRALHADIESMSRLVGQLLDIAELDTLEVNPSEVADLRAVCAEVVGSIAPYALAQHKEIALKGTEEPVRVRGNAEMLQRAIFNLAENAIKYTPRDTSVDVEVLDDGSVRVRDCGPGIPADERGLIFQRFWRGDRRRTDGAGLGLSIVQRVAEDHSATVSVANLPSGGAQFTLGFRLAE, from the coding sequence ATGTCGCGGATCGTGCTGCTGCACATCGTGGCGGTCGCGACCGCGGCGATCTTCCTGCCGCTGGTCCTGCTCTGGCTGCTCAGCTCGGAGGTCAACCAGCTGCAGAGCGACGCGATGCGCGACCAGGCTGACGCGCTCGGCGACCATCTCGGCGTCGCGCCGGACGGCTCCATCACCCTTGCGCTGCCCGAGAGCCTGAAGGACCTCTATTCGGAGGCCTACGGCCGCTACCAATACGAGGTCGTCGATGCCTCGGGGCGGGTGCTGTTCTCGTCGCACAAGAACGGGTCGGCGATCGTGCGTCCGAGCAACGCCGCGCCCGGCACGGTGTCGGCAGGAGGCGTCAGCAAGACCATCAACGGGCAGACGGTGCGCATCCAGGTCGCCGAGGACCTGTCGCATCGCGACGTCATCATCGACGACATCGTGGCCAATTTCTTCCGCCGGGTGGGGTGGATCACCTTTCCGATCCTGCTGCTGTTGCTTGCGATCGACATCGTCATTTTCCGCCGCGCGGTGGCGCCGCTGATCAGGGCGTCGGAGGCGGCCCGGAACATCGGCCCGGCGCGGACCGACATCCGCCTGCCGACCGAGCGGATTCCGAGCGAAATCATCCCGCTGGTCACCGCCGTCAACCAGGCGCTCGACCGGCTCGAGGACGGCTTCCGGGTGCAGCGGCAGTTCACCGCGGATGCCGCGCACCAGCTCCGCACGCCGCTTGCGATCCTGCGCACGCGCATCGAGACGCTCGGCGACCGCAACGAGATGCGGGCGCTGCATGCCGACATCGAAAGCATGAGCCGGCTGGTCGGCCAGTTGCTCGACATCGCCGAGCTCGACACGCTCGAGGTCAACCCGTCGGAGGTTGCCGATCTGCGCGCGGTCTGCGCCGAGGTGGTGGGCTCGATCGCGCCTTACGCGCTGGCCCAGCACAAGGAGATCGCGCTCAAGGGCACCGAGGAGCCGGTGCGGGTGCGGGGCAATGCGGAGATGCTGCAGCGGGCAATCTTCAACCTCGCCGAGAACGCCATCAAATACACCCCGCGCGACACCTCCGTGGACGTCGAGGTGCTTGACGATGGTTCGGTGCGCGTGCGCGACTGCGGCCCCGGCATTCCCGCCGATGAGCGCGGCCTGATCTTCCAACGCTTCTGGCGCGGCGACCGAAGACGCACCGACGGTGCGGGATTGGGACTATCGATCGTGCAGCGCGTCGCCGAGGACCATTCGGCGACGGTGTCGGTTGCCAACCTGCCGAGCGGCGGCGCGCAGTTCACGCTCGGCTTCCGGCTTGCGGAGTAA
- a CDS encoding response regulator transcription factor, with protein MRLLIVEDNEELAELLAKGLDAAGYQADCLSSVEEATHALRSTSYAAMILDLGLPDGDGLTLLRALRQRSNPLPVLVLTARDGLQDRVTGLRSGADDYLAKPFALEELVARLEAILRRPGQLLGTSLSLANLVYDTESRQIFIEGEPKIFSARETSVLEILLRRHGRVVPKKNVEDHIFGLAGDVASNAVEVYVSRLRKQLAEHGAKIVIHTIRGVGYMMAGEK; from the coding sequence ATGCGGCTGTTGATCGTCGAGGACAATGAAGAGCTGGCCGAGTTGCTGGCAAAGGGGCTGGATGCCGCCGGCTACCAGGCCGATTGCCTGTCCAGCGTCGAGGAGGCAACGCACGCGCTGCGCAGCACCTCCTATGCCGCGATGATCCTCGACCTCGGCCTGCCTGACGGCGACGGCCTGACGCTCCTGCGCGCCTTGAGGCAGCGCAGCAACCCGCTGCCGGTGCTGGTCCTGACCGCGCGCGATGGCCTGCAGGACCGCGTCACGGGCCTGCGCAGCGGTGCCGATGACTATTTGGCAAAGCCGTTCGCGCTCGAAGAGCTGGTGGCGCGGCTCGAAGCGATCCTGCGCCGTCCCGGCCAGCTGCTCGGCACCTCGCTGAGCCTTGCCAACCTCGTCTACGACACCGAAAGCCGTCAGATCTTCATCGAGGGCGAGCCGAAGATCTTCTCGGCGCGCGAAACCTCGGTACTGGAGATCCTGCTGCGCAGGCACGGCCGCGTGGTGCCGAAGAAGAACGTCGAAGACCACATTTTCGGGCTCGCCGGCGACGTCGCCTCGAACGCGGTCGAGGTCTACGTGTCGCGGCTGCGCAAGCAGCTCGCCGAGCACGGCGCAAAAATCGTCATCCATACGATCCGCGGGGTCGGTTACATGATGGCCGGGGAAAAATAG
- a CDS encoding efflux RND transporter periplasmic adaptor subunit, with the protein MTFFKRSLPAKIVVTILATIVVVVLFLAKIFVLPSSSEVTDRSRNGARQQAQRAPAADAVASIDLSEKQVAAVKFAPVVTREFTLFKSAVGTIGFNENMLVQVFSQYPGKIIKASFNVGDDVKKGDTLFTIDSPDLLQAESALLASAGVLELQKRTLARVSGLLKAGGSAQKDVDQATSDQQTAEGNFKAARNAVRIFGKTDEEIDDILSQRRVDSTLLVPSPISGRIVTRSAAPGFLTQPGNAPAPYSIADISTMWMVANVIETDAPAYRLGQEVEVRVPAYPGRTFKGHVTALGSTIDPNTHRQLVRSEVADPDHLLRSGMYASFVIRVGTPARSLAVPVNGVVREGDGTMTVWVTSDGRRFTQRTVKVGLQQDGWSQILEGLHGDEAVVTDGAVFLSNKLALGEAG; encoded by the coding sequence ATGACGTTCTTCAAGCGGTCTCTGCCAGCCAAGATCGTTGTGACGATCCTGGCAACGATCGTCGTCGTTGTGCTGTTCCTGGCGAAGATATTCGTGCTGCCCTCCTCCTCCGAGGTTACCGACAGGTCGCGCAACGGGGCGCGCCAGCAGGCGCAACGGGCTCCCGCCGCCGACGCTGTCGCATCCATCGACCTGTCGGAAAAGCAGGTCGCCGCGGTCAAGTTCGCGCCGGTTGTGACGCGCGAGTTCACCCTGTTCAAGTCCGCGGTCGGCACCATCGGATTCAACGAGAACATGCTGGTCCAGGTGTTCTCGCAGTATCCGGGCAAGATCATCAAGGCGTCGTTCAATGTCGGCGACGACGTCAAGAAGGGCGACACCCTCTTCACCATCGACAGCCCCGATCTCCTGCAGGCGGAATCGGCGCTGCTGGCAAGCGCCGGCGTGCTCGAGCTGCAGAAGCGGACGCTGGCGCGGGTGTCGGGCCTGCTGAAGGCCGGCGGCAGCGCGCAAAAGGACGTCGACCAGGCGACATCCGACCAGCAGACCGCCGAGGGCAACTTCAAGGCTGCGCGAAACGCGGTGCGCATCTTCGGCAAGACCGACGAGGAAATCGACGATATCCTGAGCCAGCGCCGGGTCGATTCCACGCTGCTGGTGCCGAGCCCGATCTCGGGCCGGATCGTGACCCGCAGCGCCGCGCCGGGCTTCCTGACCCAGCCCGGCAATGCGCCGGCGCCCTACTCCATCGCGGACATCTCCACGATGTGGATGGTGGCGAACGTCATCGAGACCGACGCCCCCGCCTACCGGCTCGGCCAGGAGGTCGAAGTGCGCGTGCCGGCCTACCCGGGCCGCACCTTCAAGGGACATGTGACGGCACTGGGCTCGACGATCGATCCCAACACCCATCGGCAACTGGTGCGTTCGGAGGTCGCCGATCCCGATCACCTGCTGCGCTCGGGCATGTATGCGAGCTTCGTCATTCGCGTCGGAACGCCGGCGCGTTCGCTTGCCGTGCCCGTGAACGGGGTCGTGCGGGAAGGCGACGGCACCATGACGGTCTGGGTCACCAGCGACGGCCGGCGCTTCACGCAGCGCACCGTCAAGGTCGGGCTTCAGCAGGACGGATGGAGCCAGATTCTGGAGGGTCTTCACGGTGACGAAGCGGTCGTTACCGACGGCGCGGTGTTTCTGAGCAACAAGCTCGCCCTGGGCGAAGCCGGCTAG
- a CDS encoding CusA/CzcA family heavy metal efflux RND transporter: protein MIKSLLAFGLTRSAIVVLGIVVFCAAGLVAFSKLNIEAYPNPAPVILEITAQAPGLSAEEMEKYYTIPMEVGLYPTPGVVSVSSKSFYGLSFVRVTFKYGTDYYFALSQASISLQQNVTLPGNLVPTIQSSSLVGEIYRYQIVGPPHFGLTNLRTVQDYIVTRRLLTIPGVAQINSWGGTTKQFNVDADLEKLEAYNITVPQLISALGNANINVGGREISIGQQSVNIRGIGLVDSGGADDITKGYRVEDVENVVLTQSNGLPVQVKDVATVSVGYVPRLGIAGRDHEDDIVAAIVVMRRTEHTNDIIPRVEAEVEKLNNDGSLPPGVKVVPYYDRSSLVGVTTHTVLHNMIFGCLLVFLIQWVFLGDLRSAIIVSVNIPFALFFAIIILVLQGEDANLLSLGAVDFGIIVDSAVIMMENIYRNFQSSPEQRRTLLRQLTEGYWGSDPTAPTGPGAGQRWPERLRMIFASALQVDKAIFFKTAITVAAFVPLFTMQGVEGQIFGPMALTYGYALAGSLLATFTVTPVLAALLLPRDIAEVETVIVRALRAAYTPVLRWALTNLRAAVILGVAFLGLSALAASRLGSEFLPALEEGNFWIRASLPPTVSLEAGTAATHKMREILLRHPEVITVVSQHGRPDNGSDASPFSNVELFAPLKPFDEWPANLTKDQLTDELQKEFAEALPGVSFNFSQYIQDNVEEALSGVKGANSIKIVGPNLEVLEQLATQVMAEMSGVRGVADLGIFHLQGQPNLNIKINREKAARYGLNTGDVNTVVQAALGGTNATTILEGDRQFALAVRLDSKYRSSIDAIRTVKVAYQTPSGINAYIPLSELADISLDTGTAFIYRERSARYIPIKFSVRGRDLGSTVAEAQERVTRTIKLPNGYQIIWAGEFDNLQNAKKRLLVVVPITLLLILALLYGLFNSWRDSLLSLAGIPFAIGGGLIALYFAALDFSVSAAIGFISLFGVAVMDGILNITYFRELRAQGMTVAEAVFRGAEQRMRPMLMTALSAGVGLVPAAISHGIGSQVQRPLATVVVGGMFIGPLLLLVVAPALRRIFLTGELASLPDEEETTDAEQI from the coding sequence TTGATTAAGTCGCTACTAGCCTTCGGACTGACGCGCAGCGCCATCGTGGTGCTTGGCATTGTCGTATTCTGCGCGGCCGGGCTTGTCGCCTTTTCGAAGCTCAACATCGAGGCCTATCCGAATCCGGCGCCCGTGATCCTCGAGATCACCGCGCAGGCGCCCGGCCTTTCCGCCGAGGAGATGGAGAAGTACTACACCATCCCGATGGAGGTCGGCCTCTATCCGACGCCCGGCGTTGTGAGCGTCAGTTCGAAGTCGTTCTATGGCCTGTCGTTCGTCCGCGTCACCTTCAAATACGGCACCGACTACTACTTCGCCCTGTCCCAGGCGTCGATCAGCCTGCAGCAGAACGTCACGCTGCCGGGCAATCTGGTGCCGACGATCCAGTCGTCGAGCCTGGTCGGCGAGATCTACCGCTACCAGATCGTCGGTCCGCCGCATTTCGGCCTGACCAATCTGCGGACGGTGCAGGACTATATCGTCACCCGCCGCCTGCTCACGATTCCCGGCGTGGCCCAGATCAACTCCTGGGGCGGCACCACCAAGCAGTTCAACGTCGATGCCGACCTCGAGAAGCTCGAGGCCTACAACATCACGGTGCCTCAGCTCATCAGCGCGCTCGGCAACGCCAACATCAATGTCGGCGGCCGCGAGATTTCGATCGGCCAGCAGTCGGTCAACATCCGCGGCATCGGCCTCGTCGACTCCGGCGGCGCCGACGACATCACCAAGGGATACCGGGTCGAGGACGTCGAGAACGTCGTCCTCACGCAGTCGAACGGCCTTCCGGTCCAGGTCAAGGACGTCGCGACCGTCTCGGTCGGCTATGTGCCGCGGCTCGGCATTGCCGGCCGGGATCACGAGGACGATATCGTGGCCGCCATCGTCGTGATGCGGCGCACCGAGCACACCAACGACATCATCCCGCGTGTCGAGGCCGAGGTTGAAAAGCTCAACAACGACGGCAGCCTGCCTCCCGGGGTCAAGGTCGTGCCGTATTACGACCGCAGCTCGCTGGTCGGTGTGACCACGCACACCGTTCTCCACAACATGATCTTCGGCTGTCTCCTCGTCTTTCTGATTCAATGGGTCTTTCTCGGCGACCTGCGCAGCGCCATCATCGTCAGCGTAAACATCCCGTTCGCGCTGTTCTTCGCAATCATCATTCTCGTCCTGCAGGGAGAGGACGCCAACCTGCTGTCGCTCGGCGCGGTCGATTTCGGCATCATCGTCGATTCCGCCGTGATCATGATGGAGAACATCTACCGCAACTTCCAATCCTCGCCCGAGCAGCGGCGAACCCTGCTCAGGCAGCTCACCGAGGGCTATTGGGGATCGGATCCGACGGCGCCCACCGGGCCGGGAGCAGGCCAGCGATGGCCCGAGCGGCTGCGGATGATTTTTGCCAGCGCGTTGCAGGTCGACAAGGCGATCTTCTTCAAGACCGCGATCACCGTAGCCGCCTTCGTCCCATTGTTCACAATGCAGGGCGTGGAAGGCCAGATTTTCGGTCCGATGGCGCTCACCTACGGCTATGCGCTCGCCGGTTCGCTGCTCGCGACCTTTACGGTGACGCCCGTTCTGGCGGCATTGTTGTTGCCGAGGGACATCGCGGAGGTCGAGACAGTCATCGTGCGCGCCTTGCGCGCGGCGTACACCCCGGTGCTGCGATGGGCGCTCACCAATCTCCGGGCTGCCGTCATATTGGGGGTGGCATTCCTCGGGTTGAGCGCACTGGCAGCTTCGCGGCTTGGCAGCGAGTTTCTTCCCGCGCTGGAGGAAGGCAATTTCTGGATCAGGGCGTCGCTTCCGCCGACCGTCTCGCTGGAAGCGGGCACGGCTGCGACCCACAAGATGCGGGAGATCCTGCTGCGGCATCCCGAGGTCATCACCGTGGTGTCGCAGCACGGCCGTCCCGACAATGGCAGCGACGCCTCGCCCTTCTCCAATGTCGAGCTGTTCGCACCGCTGAAGCCGTTCGACGAATGGCCCGCCAACCTGACGAAGGACCAGCTCACCGACGAATTGCAGAAGGAGTTTGCCGAGGCGCTCCCCGGGGTGAGCTTCAATTTCTCGCAGTACATCCAGGACAACGTCGAGGAGGCGCTGTCGGGGGTCAAGGGCGCCAATTCGATCAAGATCGTCGGTCCGAACCTCGAGGTGCTGGAGCAGCTGGCGACCCAGGTGATGGCCGAGATGAGCGGCGTCCGCGGCGTCGCCGACCTCGGCATCTTCCATCTGCAGGGCCAGCCCAACCTCAACATCAAGATCAATCGCGAGAAGGCGGCGCGCTACGGCCTCAACACCGGCGACGTCAACACGGTGGTGCAGGCGGCGCTGGGCGGCACCAACGCCACCACCATTCTCGAAGGCGACCGGCAGTTCGCGCTGGCAGTTCGTCTCGATTCCAAATACCGCAGCAGCATCGACGCGATCCGCACCGTCAAGGTCGCCTACCAGACGCCGTCGGGCATCAATGCCTACATTCCCTTGAGCGAGCTCGCCGACATCTCGCTCGATACCGGCACCGCCTTCATCTACCGCGAGCGCAGCGCGCGTTATATCCCGATCAAGTTCAGCGTCCGCGGCCGCGACCTCGGCAGCACGGTCGCCGAGGCACAGGAGCGCGTCACCAGGACCATCAAGCTGCCCAACGGCTACCAGATCATCTGGGCCGGCGAGTTCGATAATCTGCAGAACGCGAAGAAGCGCCTGCTGGTCGTGGTGCCGATCACGCTGCTCTTGATCCTGGCGCTGCTGTACGGCCTGTTCAACTCCTGGCGCGACAGCCTGCTCTCGCTCGCCGGCATTCCCTTTGCGATCGGCGGCGGCCTGATCGCGCTCTATTTCGCCGCGCTCGACTTCAGCGTCTCCGCCGCGATCGGCTTCATCTCGCTGTTCGGCGTCGCCGTCATGGACGGCATCCTCAACATCACCTATTTCCGCGAGCTCAGGGCGCAGGGCATGACGGTTGCCGAGGCGGTGTTTCGCGGCGCCGAGCAGCGCATGCGGCCGATGCTGATGACGGCGTTGTCCGCAGGCGTGGGCCTTGTTCCGGCGGCGATCTCGCACGGCATCGGCAGCCAGGTGCAGCGGCCGCTGGCGACGGTGGTGGTAGGCGGCATGTTCATCGGCCCCCTGCTCCTGCTCGTGGTCGCGCCTGCACTGCGCAGGATCTTCCTCACGGGAGAACTCGCGAGTTTGCCTGACGAGGAGGAGACGACGGATGCTGAACAGATCTAG
- a CDS encoding efflux transporter outer membrane subunit has translation MFGMGHHRRRMACGVLLGTLAVSGCAVGPNFNPPPAPDTTGYVPGKLASPDPGKGPPKVAGQHFVTGAEVSAKWWAAFRSQPLNDLIRQAVDHNPSLQSAEAAIKVAYHNALAQRGVWFPQVGANYAGAQQQISGASPGGPGSQTPSVFMLHTAQVTVGFVPDVWGANFRAVENLDAVTEQQLFQLEAAYLTLTSNVVAGAIQEASLRGQIAATERIIAIERRLLDILKRQQNLGQAALADVLAQEAALAQAEQLLPPLQKQLALQRDLLTALAGRLSADEVAQKFDLTHFRLPANLPISLPSKLVDQRPDVRAAEANMHSASALVGVSIAARLPNITISGNAGSAAFTLAELFTPGTNFYTIAASATQPIFDGFTLYNKQKAAEAALEQAEAQYRSTVITAFQNVADALRALQADARSIKAAVHAEETAKASLDIVEKQLNAGQVNQLAVLNAQQTYLTASVIRVQTEANRLADTAALFMALGGGWPVTCTSRVWRECAMGDEAVATGN, from the coding sequence ATGTTCGGCATGGGCCATCACCGGCGACGGATGGCCTGCGGCGTGCTGCTCGGCACGCTGGCCGTTTCCGGCTGCGCGGTCGGCCCGAACTTCAACCCGCCGCCGGCGCCGGACACCACCGGCTATGTGCCGGGCAAGCTCGCATCCCCCGATCCCGGAAAGGGCCCGCCAAAGGTTGCCGGCCAGCACTTCGTTACCGGTGCAGAGGTTTCTGCCAAATGGTGGGCCGCCTTCCGCTCCCAGCCGCTCAACGATTTGATCCGCCAGGCCGTCGATCACAATCCGAGCCTGCAATCGGCAGAGGCCGCGATCAAGGTCGCCTACCACAATGCGCTGGCCCAGCGCGGCGTGTGGTTTCCACAGGTTGGCGCAAACTACGCGGGCGCCCAGCAGCAGATTTCCGGCGCCTCGCCCGGGGGGCCAGGCAGCCAGACGCCGTCGGTATTCATGCTCCATACCGCGCAAGTGACCGTCGGCTTCGTGCCTGACGTCTGGGGCGCCAACTTCCGCGCCGTCGAGAACCTCGATGCGGTCACCGAGCAGCAGCTGTTCCAGCTCGAGGCCGCCTACCTGACGCTGACCAGCAACGTCGTGGCCGGCGCGATCCAGGAGGCTTCGCTGCGCGGCCAGATCGCGGCGACCGAGCGCATCATCGCGATCGAGCGCCGCCTGCTCGATATCCTCAAGCGCCAGCAGAATCTCGGCCAGGCCGCGCTGGCCGACGTGCTGGCGCAGGAGGCAGCGCTCGCCCAGGCCGAGCAGCTGCTGCCGCCGCTGCAAAAGCAGCTCGCCCTGCAGCGCGACCTCTTGACCGCGCTCGCCGGCCGCCTGTCGGCCGACGAGGTGGCCCAGAAATTCGACCTCACCCATTTCAGGCTGCCGGCCAACCTGCCGATCAGCCTGCCGTCAAAGCTCGTCGATCAGCGGCCCGACGTGCGGGCGGCGGAAGCCAACATGCATTCCGCAAGTGCGCTCGTCGGGGTTTCGATCGCGGCGCGGCTGCCGAACATCACGATTTCCGGGAATGCCGGGTCTGCCGCGTTCACCCTTGCCGAGCTGTTCACGCCGGGAACCAACTTCTACACCATCGCGGCGAGCGCAACGCAGCCGATCTTCGACGGCTTCACGCTCTACAACAAACAGAAGGCAGCCGAAGCTGCGCTCGAGCAGGCCGAGGCGCAGTACCGCTCGACCGTGATCACCGCGTTCCAGAACGTCGCCGATGCGCTGCGGGCGCTGCAGGCGGACGCGCGCTCGATAAAGGCCGCAGTGCATGCGGAGGAGACGGCGAAAGCAAGCCTCGACATCGTCGAGAAGCAGCTCAATGCCGGCCAGGTCAACCAGCTCGCGGTGCTCAACGCCCAGCAGACCTACCTCACCGCCTCGGTGATCCGGGTGCAGACCGAGGCCAACCGGCTCGCCGACACCGCGGCGCTGTTCATGGCGCTCGGCGGCGGCTGGCCAGTGACCTGCACCAGCCGGGTCTGGCGCGAATGCGCAATGGGAGATGAAGCCGTTGCAACAGGCAATTGA